The genomic stretch GCCCCCGTGCTCGAGGACGTGGTCGCCTGGATCGACGGCGAGCTCTGGGCCGAGTACGACGGCGGGGACCACACGATCGTGGTGGCCCGGGTGCTCGACCTGGGCGCCCACGCCGACCGTCGTCCGCTGCTCTACCACCGGGGCAGCTACGGCCTGCTGCACCGCAGCGAGGCGTAGGTCGGGTCCGGGCTCAGCCGAAGCGCAGTGCGATCAGCGCGACGTCGTCCCGGTGGTCCAGCGCGCCGCTGACCGCGGCGTCGCACAGCTCCCGGGGGCCCGCCCCGACCGGGGCGGCGGCGATCCGCTCGCAGAGCTCGCGGATGCCGGCGTCCATGTCCCTGCCGGGGAACTCGATCAGGCCGTCGGTGTAGGCGAGCAACGTCGTGCCCGTGGGCACGACGAGGTCGATCGACTCGCGGTGCCGGGTGGCGTCGACCCCGACCAGCAGCCCGCCGACCTCGTCGAGCACGCGGACGTCGCCGTCCGGCTGCCGCAGCAGCATCGGGGGATGCCCCGCGCTGGCGGCGTGCACCCGCCACGACTCCCCCGGCTGGTCCGGGCGGACGGCGCGCACGTAGACCATCGTCGCCAGCGAGGCGACCCGCAGGCCCTGGACCAGCCGGTCGACCCGCCCCAGCACGGTGCCGGGGTCGGCGTCCTCGGCGTCCCAGAGGCAGGCTCGCAGGAGCCCGCGCAGGTGCCCCATGGCGGCGGCGGCCGCCACGTCGTGGCCCACGACGTCGCCGACGACCAGGCCGATGGAGCCGTCGGGCAACGCCAGCAGGTCGTAGAAGTCGCCGCCGACGTCGGCGGCGGACGAGGCGCTGACGTAGTGGGCCGCCGCCTCGATGCCCGGGATGTCGGGCAGCTCCGGCAGCAGTGACCGCTGGAGCGTGTCGGCCACGCTGTGCTCGCGCTGGTAGAGCCGGACGTTGTCGATGGCCAGGGCGGCACGGGCGGCGAGCTCCTCGGCGAGGCCGACGTCGTCGCGGGTGAACGGCCGCTGCGCGGACGTCCGCACCAGCGCCATCGCCCCGCGCGTCCGCCGCCGCGCCACCATCGGGACGGTCAGGACGGAGCTGCCGCCCATCCGGGCGAACGCCTCGCGGGCGACCGGTGAGGTGATGGCCTCGGCGATGACCTCGGGCGTCAGCTCGGCGAGCAGCACCGGCTGGGAGGTCGTCATGCTGCGCCGGCTCGGCGAGACGTCCGGCAGGTGCATCACGTGATGGGCGGTGAACTCCTGCAGGTCCGCCTCGTGCCCCTCGCGGTGGCGGGCGACCGCCGTCCGGACGTCGCCGTAGTCGTCGAGCAGGGTCAGGTAGACCCAGTCCGCGAGGAGCGGTACGCAGAGCGCCGCCAGGCGGTCCAGCAGCTCGGACATGTCCAGCGTGGCGATCAGCGTGCTGGTCGCCTCGGCCATGAGCGCGAGCCGGCCCTGCGCGCGCTCGGCGTCCTCCTGCGCGCGCTCGGCGTCGGCGCGCGCCTGCTCCGCGATGGCCCGGGCCAGCTCCGCCTCGTGGCGGGCGGCCTGCTCGGCGGCGAACGCCGCCTCGCGCTCGCGCTCGACCCGGACCCGCTCGGTGAC from Blastococcus sp. PRF04-17 encodes the following:
- a CDS encoding SpoIIE family protein phosphatase; translation: MLEGKADLGRQAGIVTAATAVVSGNGGHEATPGALPAVLADVPVAVLVIDRNASTVVYANTAAVELAGNVGLPVDVDTWGASAGLTDLSGDPLASTSGPLSAVAQGRPVTGEAVRLAPGESSEPDRASGHDIEHEQLLWVTGFPLSQSGSEQPLALVVFLKLDPPEESPDPEAYLQALRERAVIATDITFAITDPRQPDNPLVWVNPSFTRITGYEAEEAVGRNCRFLQGPATDPEAVTEIRTALAAGRGVTTTLLNYRKDGTAFWNQLSISPVLDGSGELVSYVGVQTDVTERVRVEREREAAFAAEQAARHEAELARAIAEQARADAERAQEDAERAQGRLALMAEATSTLIATLDMSELLDRLAALCVPLLADWVYLTLLDDYGDVRTAVARHREGHEADLQEFTAHHVMHLPDVSPSRRSMTTSQPVLLAELTPEVIAEAITSPVAREAFARMGGSSVLTVPMVARRRTRGAMALVRTSAQRPFTRDDVGLAEELAARAALAIDNVRLYQREHSVADTLQRSLLPELPDIPGIEAAAHYVSASSAADVGGDFYDLLALPDGSIGLVVGDVVGHDVAAAAAMGHLRGLLRACLWDAEDADPGTVLGRVDRLVQGLRVASLATMVYVRAVRPDQPGESWRVHAASAGHPPMLLRQPDGDVRVLDEVGGLLVGVDATRHRESIDLVVPTGTTLLAYTDGLIEFPGRDMDAGIRELCERIAAAPVGAGPRELCDAAVSGALDHRDDVALIALRFG